From a region of the Anomalospiza imberbis isolate Cuckoo-Finch-1a 21T00152 chromosome 3, ASM3175350v1, whole genome shotgun sequence genome:
- the PROX1 gene encoding prospero homeobox protein 1 isoform X3, whose amino-acid sequence MPDHDSTALLSRQTKRRRVDIGVKRTVGTASAFFAKARATFFSAMNPQGSEQDVEYSVVQHADGEKSNVLRKLLKRANSYEDAMMPFPGATIISQLLKNNMNKNGGTEPSFQASGLSSTGSEVHQEDVCSNSSRDSPQECLSPFGRPTMSQFDVDRLCDEHLRAKRARVENIIRGMSHSPSVALRGNENEREIAPQSVSPRESYRENKRKQKLPQQQQQSFQQLVSARKEQKREERRQLKQQLEDMQKQLRQLQEKFYQIYDSTDSENDEDGNLSEDSMRSETMDARAGDSVGRSDNEMCELDPGQFIDRARALIREQEVVENKPKREGPKEKEQGPNAFHPEGKHLAETLKQELNTAMSQVVDTVVKVFSSKPSRQLPQVFPPLQIPQARFAVNGENHNFHTANQRLQCFGDVIIPNPLDTFSSVPMPGTTDQTEALPLVVRKNSSDQSASAPPAGGHHASLHQSPLSATAGFSTSSFRHPFPLPLMAYPFQSPLGAPSASFPGKERASPESLDLTRETTSLRTKMSSHHMNHHPCSPAHPPSAAEGLSLSLIKSECGDLQDMSEISPYSGSAMQEGLSPNHLKKAKLMFFYTRYPSSNMLKTYFSDVKQQEKPKKALQTTSVGWSRLSKSGCSHFPGDM is encoded by the exons ATGCCTGACCATGACAGCACAGCCCTCTTAAGCAGGCAAACCAAGAGAAGAAGAGTTGACATTGGAGTGAAAAGGACGGTAGGGACAGCATCTGCATTTTTTGCAAAGGCAAGAGCAACGTTTTTTAGTGCCATGAATCCCCAAGGTTCAGAGCAGGATGTTGAGTATTCAGTAGTGCAGCATGCAGATGGGGAAAAGTCAAATGTACTCCGCAAGCTGCTGAAGAGGGCGAACTCATATGAAGATGCCATGATGCCTTTTCCAGGAGCAACCATAATTTCCCAGCTGTTGAAAAATAACATGAACAAAAATGGTGGCACGGAGCCCAGTTTCCAAGCCAGCGGTCTCTCTAGTACAGGCTCAGAAGTACATCAGGAGGATGTATGCAGCAACTCTTCAAGAGACAGCCCCCAAGAGTGTCTTTCCCCTTTTGGCAGGCCAACTATGAGCCAGTTTGATGTGGATCGGTTATGCGACGAGCACCTGAGAGCTAAACGCGCCCGGGTTGAGAATATAATTCGAGGTATGAGCCATTCCCCTAGTGTGGCATTAAGGggcaatgaaaatgaaagagaaatagCTCCGCAGTCCGTCAGTCCCCGAGAAAGTTACAGAGAAAACAAACGCAAGCAAaagctgccacagcagcagcagcagagtttcCAGCAGCTGGTTTCGGCGAGGAAAGAGCAGAAGCGAGAGGAGCGCAgacagctgaagcagcagctggaggacaTGCAGAAGCAGCTGCgccagctgcaggagaagttCTACCAGATCTACGACAGCACCGACTCTGAAAATGATGAAGATGGCAACCTGTCTGAAGACAGCATGCGCTCCGAAACCATGGACGCGAGAGCCGGTGACTCTGTCGGCAGGTCAGACAATGAGATGTGCGAGCTGGACCCGGGGCAGTTCATCGACCGAGCGCGGGCCCTCATCCGGGAGCAGGAGGTAGTGGAGAACAAGCCAAAAAGAGAAGGTCCTAAGGAGAAAGAGCAAGGGCCAAATGCCTTCCACCCCGAAGGCAAACACTTGGCTGAGACCCTGAAGCAGGAGCTGAACACTGCCATGTCACAAGTTGTAGACACAGTGGTCAAAGTTTTCTCATCCAAGCCCTCCCGCCAGCTTCCTCAGGTCTTCCCGCCCCTCCAGATCCCGCAAGCAAGGTTCGCCGTCAACGGGGAGAACCACAACTTTCACACAGCCAACCAGCGCCTGCAGTGCTTTGGGGACGTCATCATTCCCAACCCCCTTGACACCTTCAGCAGCGTCCCCATGCCTGGCACCACCGACCAAACCGAGGCGCTGCCCCTCGTTGTCCGCAAAAACTCCTCGGACCAATCCGCCTCGGCCCCGCCGGCTGGTGGCCACCACGCCTCCCTGCACCAGTCCCCGCTCTCGGCCACCGCTGGCTTCTCCACCTCCTCCTTCCGCCACCCGTTCCCACTGCCCCTCATGGCCTATCCCTTCCAGAGCCCCCTGGGTGCCCCATCAGcctccttcccagggaaagagCGCGCCTCCCCCGAATCTCTCGACCTGACCCGGGAGACCACCAGCCTGAGGACCAAGATGTCATCGCATCATATGAACCACCACCCCTGCTCGCCCGCCCACCCCCCCAGCGCTGCCGAGGGCCTCTCCTTGTCCCTCATTAAGTCTGAGTGTGGCGACCTGCAAGACATGTCCGAAATCTCACCCTACTCGGGAAGTGCAAT GCAGGAAGGCTTGTCACCGAATCACTTGAAAAAGGCCAAGCTCATGTTCTTTTACACCCGGTACCCAAGTTCCAATATGCTGAAAACCTACTTCTCTGATGTAAAG cagcaggagaagcccAAAAAGGCTCTACAAACCACCAGTGTGGGATGGAGTCGTTTGTCCAAAAGCGGTTGcagccacttccctggggacatgTGA